The genomic region TAGATAAACTATTCACTAAAGAAACTAAAATTTCAAACATGTAAAATGTGAGAACTTGACATACATTCCATAAAATTTTAAACATGGcacattttaaaatcaaaataaatatgaaaaaacATTACATTTTTCCATTGACATTAGTTACCATATATAATTCTTATGACACATTATTAAATAAGCTATTCACTAAAATAACTAAAATCTCAAACATGTAAAATACAAAAACTTGACATATATTCTATTAACTTTTAAACATTATACACATTAAActtaaaataaatatgaaaaaaaattacatttttctaTTGACATTATTTACCACATGTATTTTTtaacttcatatatatatatatataacccatgTAAAAGGAATATTCCCTCACATTATTTACCATAAGTATTTTTTAACCTCATTTGTCCCAAAATGAGAAATATTCCCACtaaaaaaaagaaaagtaaaagaaaggaaagaaaatgatcttttatagtccacgatgccaGCAATTTGTGAGATGCAGCTattctattctggctccaaaaccggAGTACGGAGTCAATAACATGAAGGTTAACACACGTTACACACCGTTGATTTTGCAAACAACGGCTACGATTTTTTTAACTTGTCAATAACACGGTGTACAAAATGACGGTTTTGGAACCAGAATAATTGCATCCCAATTTGTAGATGAGTTAGAACAATATGAAACTACTTATACTTCTTGAAGAAGACATCTAACTGTTCTAGAAACAAGACCCCCATGAGCTAATTATTGTGGACCGTAAGAAACATTGTTATGGTAGTTTTTATGGAAACAACTCTGAAAGGAGGTGCATTACCTTACTCCACCGACCACCAACCCAATTATTTTATGGGCCGCAAATATTTACTAAGCATCCAATCCATGTTTTGACTTGGATATCACGGGTTTCTTTTTTTTGTCCCATTTGGTCGTGTAGCATGGGAATCTGTGCTGCCCATGCAACTCTCAAACACCCGACGACATTTCCTTCTATTATAATAATTTGTCCAGACAAAAGTATATGATTTTTAAGTATATGTCAACAAATAAATTGGGGAGGAATTGAATAAAAAAGGAAAAACAGAAACTCGTGAGCATCAAAATAGTCGAAGAAATATTCTGGTAAAATATTCATCAACCGACGCGCAAAGCAAGCTGTATTGTAGTGTATTGTATATACAGTTGGATTAACCGACTTGTATTTAGCACACATGATTGAATTCCCCTCTGACATAATACAAATTCTGAAACAAAGTGTTTAGTTTGTTCCATTAAATTCCATTATAAAATAGATTTTGGAGGGCCAAGAGTAGGTCGGTTGTTACAAGGAATAGAAAAGAGGATTGTAAGGCTCAGCATACGCGTCATCCATAGAAAAGCAGTGGAGATGCTGATTCACGCCTCACCATGACACGGATCTCATTAATTTAATGCATATCCACTACACCAGCAAGCACGCGCACAAAAGATTTCTGCTCCACCAATTTAACATTATGCATTAATCAGACATGTGATCAAATTACATGGGTATCAAACAAGTCGGTGACAAAATCATGAGGAATTGTACTGTTATATATACATGACGACTGCTAATCCTCTTATCACATTCGACTGGTGCAGATAAGAAGCCATTTAATTTCCTGCAACAAATCTATGGCTGTTCTTATAGTTTTGGGCTTGGTGGTGTTCATATGTGCTGGAGTTTTGTCACTGAAGCGCCGCAAGTCGTTTGTTTCTTATGGACCCAGATCTTATCCTTTTATTGGGTGCATGGTTTCCTTCTGGAAGAATCAGAGCAGGCTGTGTGAATGGTATACAGAGCTGCTGAGAGATTCCCCCTCGCAGACCATGACAGTTGAGCGGTTGGGCGCCATTACAACCGTTGTGACGGCTAATCCAGAGAACGTGGAACACATTCTGAAGACCCGATTTGAGAATTATCCCAAAGGTCGGATCTTTAACGAAATTCTGCACGACCTGCTGGGCAACGGCATCTTCAACGCAGACGGAGAGTCATGGAGAACACAGAGAAAGATTGCGAGCTACGAATTCAACACGAAATCGCTGCGCAATTTCATTGTCGATTGCGTGCAGGCAGAGACCACGGAGCGTTTTCTGCCTCTGCTCGACCAGGCTTCTCAAAGTGGGAATTTTCTTGATTTCCAAGACGTTCTGCGGCGATTCTCCTTCGACAACATCTGCAAAGTGGCGTTCGGAATGGACCCAAAGTGTCTCGACCTCAGCCTTCCGCAGTCTGAGTTTGCAGACGCCATGGACGTCGCAAGCTACCTGAGTTCTAAAAGAGCTCGATCTGTGATAAGCCTGGAGTGGAAACTCAAGCGGGCTTTGAACGTCGGCTCCGAAAAGACTCTCGCCCAAGCAGTCCGTGTTGTTCAGGAGTTTGCCAGAGACATTATTCACAGGAGAAGTGCGGAAGTCGATCTCAAACCAGACCTGCTCTCGAGATTCCTGCAACTCACTCGAGGCAGATTTGGCGAGGACTCTTTACGAGATATTGTGGTGAGTTTCGTGTTGGCAGGAAGAGACACCACGGCTTCTGCATTGACATGGTTCTTCTGGCTCCTTTCTTCCCATCCCGAGATCGAAGAACGCATTTTTAACGAAGTGACTAAGATAAAGGCCCTGTCATATGAGGAGATCAAAGGGATGGAGTATCTTCATGCAGCGATTTGCGAGTCAATGAGATTATATCCTCCTGTTCGCTACGACTCAAAACAGGCTCTGCAAGACGACTATCTTCCAGACGGCACATTTGTGAAAAAGGGCAGCTGGGTAACTTATCATCCCTACGCCATGGGGAGGATGGAGAGCATTTGGGGTGCAGATTGCATGGAGTTTAAACCAGAGAGATGGTTTAAAGACGGCGTTTTTCTTCCGCAGAACCCATTTAAGTATGCCGTCTTTCAGGCTGGTGCGCGCATGTGTTTGGGCAAAGATATGGCGTTTATTCAGATGAAGTATATTGCGGCTTCTGTGATTCGTGGGTTTCGTTTAAGAGTTGATCCACAGCATGAGGCGCACTTCGTTCCAAGTTTAACTGCAACTATGAAGAATGGGCTGCCAGTTGTTGTGGAGAAGCGAGCCTCACGATTGCCTGCTTCGTGACGTCAGCCCTGTCTTAGAATTAATTATCTTCATTCCTTCTCAGTACCACTTGAAATTTACAGTGTATAATATATATAACCATGTATTATGAAAGTTCATACCTgtgtaacatatatatatatatatatatatatagaggtaCGTAGCCatgtatttttttgaaaattcataCCTGTGAAATATGTAGACTATTTGTATGCAACAGATTTATGTATGAATAAAAAATATCTAGCAAATTTCAAATCATGAGTCAAAGTTTATTTCTTTTGTTAATTGTGTCATTTGGAATCAGGCATCTACAAACGATATCAAGGACTCTATAAATAACTACAAGAGAATAAATATAAATGtactaatttatatatatatttttaaattattaatcaTAAATAAGAGGACTAATAATAATAATCTacattttattttttgaatgaatTTTAAGAGGTAATTAGTAGAAGTTCAACTAAAAATGAATATATATCATCGAAATCATGCACACATCTAATAATTGTAAGAATATTAAGAAATTAACATAATACATCATtattaaataattgaaatagtATAGAAAAATGAATGAATTGTTTTATATAAATAagcataattaaaatataaatataaaaaatattttttaaataaaaaatctataaatcattatatatttttaaataaacaatctattaataattatataaagaTAATATGCACATGTTAAAAGAACATAAAAGATTTTCTTTCATATGAATAAATTTAGAATATGAAAATTTGATGGAATTTACTCTTCTAAAAAATGAGAGGTTTACAATTTAAAACTCATTAAACattataatttttatataataataataataatctaggGTTCCTTCTATaatgtgttggttaagtggtgatGTTGTTGTTGTGAACACCAACATTCAAGTACTGTTGGATTCACGTAGTATCAAGGGATAAGGGACATGTTGTGCAAGTTTCACGGTTTacctaacatttaaaaaaaaaaaattagaattcaatttttTTAGAATGAATCTTGGAAGATAATTGGTTAAGAAAAAAATAACTATCTTCCAACACATGATATATATTTGAATCTTTACCATCTTAGATTCCAATCAATGGTGAAAGAAGTTGAATCCTTTTAGAAGTTTgttactatttttttattattgtatcgAATGATTACTCTTAGCTTTTttttcaagcaattgattttccTTCAAATGTGATGGACCCAGTAACCATAATTttattagattatatatatatatatataaatggttGTCATTCACAAGGATGAGTATTCCAAGATTAACCAAAATTAAGATCTCTTCTACAACTATtccaaaaattatgcatacatatataacttaaaataaacataattaaaatataaagaaaaatatttttaaaataaaatatatactaatcaTTATATATGAAAGATGTCTATACTTACATTCAAAGAGATAATATAGCCTTTCTTTATTGTTACTAATTTTGAATGTGAAAATTTCATGAAATACATTTTTCTAAAAATTTGGTAAGGTTTATGTAGTTTAGAActcattaaaatataatattactaTTAGATTATTAATCTTCTTCTATATTTATAAATAGTACAACTTCCTCATATACTGGGGTTTTATAATTTTCTAGGGTGTGAtttgaccaaaatgaagaaaagacacAATCTATGAAAAAAAAATAGGGGGAAATCCAAGCCGAATAGTACTAAACACTTCTTATATTTCCATTGAGAatggaaaaataattaaataaaaaaaatagagaaataatcTTAAGACTCGTTCTTTCAATTATACTCCTTAAGTCTAGTACTTCATTAATTATAAAGAGAGACATATACATTATAGTTAGAAGAGACTAAAAAATGAGTCAAATAAACATAAGaataaaatttcaagaaatattacacaTAACAAAAAGTATGAATGAAATCCATATTTCCTTTGAGAATAAGAATAGAAATATTTCTAATATGCCTACCAAAATGGTGTTTCTTGCTTCTTTTCTTAAAAGAGAGTCCcccattttattaaattttgattcATGCTCAAACATTATTTTGAAACTCCTATTTTGAATAGAGCATTTTTAAATTATATGACAAAAACATCCATTTTATTTTGCTCCAATGGAGGCTCATAACTTGTTCTATACCATGTAACTACGACAATAACTAGGGTAATAGGTATTGGCGTTACCCTCACCAAatggattaatttaataatttctaaatctctttcaacaaatctattttatgTAAAACTTGCAATTTATTTTTGCTACTAGAtgatgatctctctctctctctctctctctctctctctctctctctctctctctctctctcacacacacacacacacacatcatattCAACATACATGTTGATTAGATCATCTCTACCAATAATATTTGGTAAATGTCCCCTTCTATTATGTTGTGATGGAATTTCATGTATGCaattccaaagctctcattttctCATGGGTAGGGGTGGAGAATTTAATAGTAAAGGTCATAGAATTTGGACTTATACCTACTTGTTGCAATCACTTGAAATTTTCTAATGCCATTTCAACAAAATCAAATTATATGGATATATTGTAATCATGATACACCTAGTTAATTCTTCCACTCAAACATACATATTAGAGTAGCTATGAACTAAACATCTATAAAAAAAATTCCCTTCTATTATGCTTTGATACATGACCATCAACTATTTTAGAGCTTCCATTCGAGCATATATGCAAGTGTATGACATTAATAAAGGGTTTGTGACCCTaaaagtcttgaagaaaaactgaaaaaaaaaaggtaaaatttattaaataaagtgtggggtcttgtgtaacttcaatttcagcgttttatcagcaactaaattatagtgtttactttatacaaaattatattcaaataaaaattaaaaacataaaataaacaaaagaatatacattttattagtttacatcatttcaaaatttaaacatatatttcactttctattgattctaatttaaaattttgaatcagcattggtcatttcatttataaaagtgacacaactttgtacttttactcgCTAGTAATTATTTTTTTAAGTCTGATCACCATATTTGATTCCCTAACTCATATTTTTTTGTCACAATCTCTTATTTTTGCAATTCTTATAATGTTGGGAAGTTAAATTAAGAAGCTTTATCAATCCATCTATACACGTTTTTTTCAGATTTAACTCTtagtacattttatttatttactctATATTTGCATTCTAGAGGATTACTTGGACATGCTTGCATTTGGGAAGGTTCTATTTTGATAAAGTCACTTCAGTATTTTAGAGCTTCAGGATTATATGTTAAAAAATTtggcacacaatctaatccagaagctcTAAAAGAATtataatatggattgtggaaatatgaTAGCATTAAAACCACTTCATTTCAACTTGAAATCATACATCAATCTCTTGTCACTTCAATTAAAATTCAAAGTTTACTCCAAAGTAAGCTACCAATGTTTCTTTGCAACACATTATTACCATTGTGGATGGGCTACATAGTCTCTATCTCTCCTTCCTATGGAGGGACACTTGATTGTATATTTGTGGTGGAAGTGATCCTTGGGTGGTACCATTGAGTTCTTCATCTTTCTtcacttgtttttatttttttctctcttttggagaggaggtTTATCCCAATtagttttctctttttctctatttaTGGGAGACCACATTTGTAAATGGGTATGTAGTAGCTAGGATCCATAATAAGCTTCATCATGACATCATTTACATAATAATATTCTACACCCTACGTTACACTTAAGGGCATGTATTGATGCAAATAATGTATTTTACCTAACAAGATCATTGATGtgtcctattcacatgttaagtttacttaggttctagataaccttctagaagtcttagttgtcATGTGATCTTATCTTGGCATTTACTTCTTGAACTAGATCATTTAATAATTGTCATGCTAGTTGTCTTATTGTATAAGTTTAAGACACATTTCATATTCTTGTCTAATCTTATCTCTCAACCTTGACTTTATAAGCAAGGCATCCTAAGCATATTTTATATTCAACTAATCCAATCTTGCATCCATAATCAGGCAATCTATTCTTGTCAATGTTCTCTCTCATGGAAGCTTAATTGTGTTTTGTAGTTGATCACATGGAGCGTGGAGAGTTCACAATCAACTCCTTCAATTACAAGGTTCATAAATTTTACATACATAAAGGAAAAGAAGGAATTCCTATGCTTGTACTTCAAATTATTAAAGTTGAATTTATTTTCTTTGATGCTACTCCTATAAGATTTCCTAAGACATCTCAAACCAAATAGATGACACCTAGTTTGTTACACTAACTCTATCCATTTTATCAaaattcatcatcatcttcaacttGAAGGTGCTTTAGGTAGGGATCAACTAATTCTTTGTAAATTCAATTTAGAATTGACTCTTAAACCCATTGGGTGAATTTTAATTTTTCCTTAAGATCAACTACTTTTTTATAGTATTTTTTGAAATTAAATATTGAAATTCTACTACATTTATTGATCTCATGATACTTTTTTCATGTCAAAAGCACTAAAGATTAAACATCTTCAAACTAAATCTATTTATAAAAGTAgtttaaaaaagtaaaaataaaaataaaaaaacatttctaGATACTCTTATATTTTTAGTTAAAAAGAAATTAAATGTGACAAAAATAAAATATCTATATGAACTCTTAAGATTGTTGAGAGATGattgaaaagaaataaattaatttaaatagatCACAACCTTTTtatacaattaaataaaaaatatctaaTAAGTTCAATGAACAatcaatgtcaaatgcatggaccccacaaataaaataaaagaaaattcatAGACGTGGGAGAAGGAAGGCCGTGCATTAGGGAGAACAAGATTATATAACAATGCCATCTATCTTGGGAAAGGTAGAATTATATAAGATAAAATTGCTCACGGGACGTTCCCCCAAATGAAAATATGTAGTAATTAAAATTAGGAAGGGATTAAATATGGCACGCATGCCCAACGTTGAGGTCTGCTACTCTATTCCACCTACTTCATAAGTGGGAACGTTTTGTATGACTACATTTGAAGGAATTTAATAACATCAAGTGGTGTATGCGATGAAAAGTCACAATCACACCACACCACACCATCTCTTATTATGGGATGTTTCTTATCCTATTTTCAATACAAAGATGGAGCTCATAGCACAACAATACACATGAACAAAAACAAGTTCTTTAATGATATGTCTAATCTCATGTTTTCATGCGGCTGTTTAAGTCTATTTTCTGCTTATTTTTAACCAGTGAACGTGTTCCCATGCAATTTTTTAATTAGAGGGAAAGGAAAATTTGGAATCTTTTCTTAGTTTTGTGGAGGAGTTGCtgcttaataataaaaaaatacgctggaaataagcagcaactgcttattaaaaaaaatgacacatggcttcaccatatttttttcctttcctttttattTGCCTTAAATTTTGCTTCTAAATTTTAtatgtaaaaaaatattattaaaaatttcatttaAAAGTGTCATTTAAGAGAGCTGCTTAAAAATAAGCACAATTTTTTTTATGCATGGGGTCACCAACTCCACAAATTGTTGCACAAGAAGTGGAGCAgcagctgctagccaaaataagctaagcagatGCATGGGGACCTGCCCTAAGAGTCTTTAAAGAGGAAAGTGTTTGAAGTTTTACGAGTATAGACAAACTAGGGATGTGTTTTGGAGATAGTAGTGGATGACATTTATGGTTCTCAAAGAGATTATAGAACCTTCTTA from Cryptomeria japonica chromosome 3, Sugi_1.0, whole genome shotgun sequence harbors:
- the LOC131056309 gene encoding cytochrome P450 94B3 gives rise to the protein MAVLIVLGLVVFICAGVLSLKRRKSFVSYGPRSYPFIGCMVSFWKNQSRLCEWYTELLRDSPSQTMTVERLGAITTVVTANPENVEHILKTRFENYPKGRIFNEILHDLLGNGIFNADGESWRTQRKIASYEFNTKSLRNFIVDCVQAETTERFLPLLDQASQSGNFLDFQDVLRRFSFDNICKVAFGMDPKCLDLSLPQSEFADAMDVASYLSSKRARSVISLEWKLKRALNVGSEKTLAQAVRVVQEFARDIIHRRSAEVDLKPDLLSRFLQLTRGRFGEDSLRDIVVSFVLAGRDTTASALTWFFWLLSSHPEIEERIFNEVTKIKALSYEEIKGMEYLHAAICESMRLYPPVRYDSKQALQDDYLPDGTFVKKGSWVTYHPYAMGRMESIWGADCMEFKPERWFKDGVFLPQNPFKYAVFQAGARMCLGKDMAFIQMKYIAASVIRGFRLRVDPQHEAHFVPSLTATMKNGLPVVVEKRASRLPAS